The following DNA comes from Methanobrevibacter oralis.
ATGGTCAAATGCAATATTGACTTTGCTTAGTTCATCTTTGTTAAATATACCAATATCACAAGCATCATCATTAGCTTTTCTATCTTCCAAATTTCCTTTAGCACTATAAACTATGGATATTGTGTGTCCTCGCGGATCCCTATCTGGTTTAGAGTAAATATTGATTAGATTTTCAAGTTTTACATCAATACTTGTTTCTTCTTTAGCTTCACGTATAGCTGCATCTTCTACACATTCTCCATAATCA
Coding sequences within:
- a CDS encoding NUDIX domain-containing protein, whose translation is MGKYKIPSLTTDIFIFDNNFNFILIKRKNDPFKNYWALPGGFVDYGECVEDAAIREAKEETSIDVKLENLINIYSKPDRDPRGHTISIVYSAKGNLEDRKANDDACDIGIFNKDELSKVNIAFDHEKIIKDCLINVKNKF